A DNA window from bacterium contains the following coding sequences:
- the surE gene encoding 5'/3'-nucleotidase SurE, whose translation MSILITNDDGIYASGLDFLVKAMKRIDDVIVVAPDREQSAVGHAITLSNPLRVTKINRNSEFFGYATSGTPADAVKLGIRSIMNETPQLVISGINLGANVGASLIYSGTVSAATEGVLLGVPSIAVSLDGRIGSNWETAARFSEIIARKVLQNGLPGGILLNINVPDLPVKSIAGIRVTSQGKTNFNDFFEERMDPRGQRYYWMCGTMVAEDDRSDHDVQALADDFISVTPVHYDLTAYNFLGELSSWNIEKNWPLNAE comes from the coding sequence ATGTCTATTTTAATCACCAACGATGATGGTATATATGCCAGTGGGTTGGACTTTCTTGTCAAGGCTATGAAGAGAATCGACGATGTTATTGTTGTAGCCCCAGACAGAGAACAATCTGCTGTCGGACATGCTATTACATTATCCAATCCATTAAGGGTCACCAAAATCAACCGAAATAGCGAATTCTTCGGCTATGCCACAAGCGGAACCCCCGCCGATGCAGTTAAACTTGGAATTCGTTCGATAATGAACGAGACCCCGCAATTAGTTATTTCAGGCATTAATCTCGGAGCAAATGTCGGAGCAAGTTTGATATATTCCGGAACTGTTTCCGCAGCAACCGAAGGAGTGCTTCTTGGCGTTCCGTCGATTGCGGTCTCACTCGATGGAAGAATTGGATCAAATTGGGAAACTGCAGCGAGATTCTCGGAAATAATCGCAAGGAAAGTTCTTCAAAATGGGCTTCCCGGAGGCATCTTGCTCAATATCAATGTCCCGGATCTGCCTGTCAAGTCGATTGCGGGAATCCGTGTAACTAGTCAAGGAAAAACAAATTTCAATGACTTTTTCGAGGAGCGAATGGACCCCAGAGGACAAAGATATTATTGGATGTGCGGAACTATGGTCGCGGAAGACGACCGTAGCGACCACGACGTTCAAGCTTTGGCCGATGATTTTATTTCCGTTACTCCAGTTCACTACGATCTCACAGCATATAACTTCCTTGGGGAATTATCCTCATGGAATATCGAAAAGAATTGGCCACTGAATGCTGAATGA